In the genome of Mytilus edulis chromosome 3, xbMytEdul2.2, whole genome shotgun sequence, one region contains:
- the LOC139514357 gene encoding uncharacterized protein isoform X2, whose protein sequence is MLSISIISISIIFCGLKVVFAGQDSSNESTCIGHSIQKYQIKTAICCRHGIEPRYSGDGQEQACCFSERRWCCGQIKIKSNERCCKDLHGDVATHKKKPHMKCCQTEYYNKRSHYCFRNRKVLPLHRKLCGDQLYDTRTNKCCMKKLYNNVSDNDPDYDCCGNVVFNKATKKCCSLSNLIPAETTCCQKGSYNTKTERCCDNGPIKLQKHSEQCCGATLYDSKAQGCCGTSSFNISTHTCCASSGNMVAKYTDDKCCGTTTYNSKTKVCCAFENKIEIVNKSEDNHDSCCSSGSMNVTESYSKNTHYCSLGKVISNDIEMCGSFEYKKDSDICCQGVFEKDGKLNGKKCCGVGTFSKATHHCCTHQIYSRKERRRCGTEPSNELQNRRPRNMKTSTKGVCRICNDSKRFFVKALKSNGFDVCKRQALKVRIISQRRHSGKRRIKMIIQTDLYSEKDYERKEIEVLLPCSCRRIRASKAILITELEDFRETVRLGDSDILLPWYSRVRKHVLRQWKTCKTKKNDLVVNNMLEIKSFIDYKYNKLTENNLE, encoded by the exons ATGTTGTCAATAAGTATCATCAGTATTTCTATTATATTCTGTGGTTTAAAAG TTGTGTTTGCTGGTCAAGACTCATCTAATGAATCTACCTGTATCGGACATTCCAtccaaaaataccaaataaagacCGCTATATGTTGTCGCCATGGAATTGAACCAAGATACAGTGGTGATGGCCAAGAACAAGCCTGCTGCTTCA GTGAACGACGTTGGTGCTGCggacaaattaaaataaaaagtaatgaGCGATGTTGTAAGGATTTACACGGAGATGTTGCAACCCATAAGAAGAAACCACATATGAAATGTTGTCAAACTGAGTACTACAACAAACGGTCGCATTACTGTTTTAGGAATAGAAAAGTCCTTCCATTACATCGAAAACTTTGTGGAGACCAGTTATACGACACTCGTACTAATAAATGTTGCATGAAGAAACTGTATAATAATGTCAGCGATAATGATCCTGACTACGATTGTTGTGGAAATGTGGTTTTCAATAAGGCTACGAAGAAATGTTGCAGTCTAAGTAACTTAATCCCAGCGGAAACTACCTGTTGTCAAAAAG GGTCTTATAATACAAAGACAGAAAGATGTTGTGATAATGGACCTATAAAACTCCAAAAGCATTCAGAGCAGTGCTGCGGTGCTACATTATATGATTCAAAAGCTCAGGGATGCTGTGGGACAAGCTCGTTTAATATTTCAACACACACCTGCTGCGCATCGA GCGGTAATATGGTAGCTAAATATACTGATGATAAGTGTTGTGGGACCACGACTTACAATAGTAAAACGAAAGTGTGCTGtgcttttgaaaacaaaatagaaattgTCAATAAATCGGAAGATAACCATGATAGCTGCTGTTCATCTGGAAGTATGAACGTGACAGAGTCCTATTCTAAAAACACTCACTACTGTTCCCTTGGAAAAGTGATTTCAAATGATATTGAGATGTGTGGatcatttgaatataaaaaagacagCGATATATGCTGTCAAGGCGTATTTGAAAAAGACGGGAAATTGAATGGAAAAAAATGCTGTGGAGTAGGAACTTTTTCAAAGGCAACACATCACTGCTGTACACACCAAATTTACTCCAGAAAGGAGAGAAGAag GTGCGGCACAGAACCTTCAAATGAATTGCAAAACAGACGACCAAGAAATATGAAGACTTCCACTAAGGGAGTGTGTCGAATCTGTAATGATTCAAAACGATTTTTCGTCAAAGCTTTAAAATCAAATGGCTTTGATGTTTGCAAACGACAAG cattGAAAGTCAGGATAATTAGTCAAAGGCGTCATTCGGGTAAACGTAGAATAAAAATGATCATTCAAACAGACCTATATTCTGAAAAAGACTATGAAAGAAAGGAAATAGAAGTTTTACTGCCTTGTTCATGTCGTCGCATACGTGCATCTAAGGCGATATTGATAACTGAATTGGAAGATTTTCGTGAAACTGTTAGACTTGGTGACAGTGATATTCTTCTTCCATGGTACTCGAGGGTAAGAAAACATGTTCTTCGACAATggaaaacatgtaaaacaaagaaaaacgaCTTAGTAGTAAATAATATGTTAGAAATCAAATCATTTATAGACTACAAGTACAATAAACTAACAGAAAACAATCTAGAATAA
- the LOC139514357 gene encoding uncharacterized protein isoform X1 translates to MLSISIISISIIFCGLKVVFAGQDSSNESTCIGHSIQKYQIKTAICCRHGIEPRYSGDGQEQACCFNQTYIIDTELCCEKSVVFKITDNGRETKCCGSLRYDPKDETKMCCNGKLHDKKLGERRWCCGQIKIKSNERCCKDLHGDVATHKKKPHMKCCQTEYYNKRSHYCFRNRKVLPLHRKLCGDQLYDTRTNKCCMKKLYNNVSDNDPDYDCCGNVVFNKATKKCCSLSNLIPAETTCCQKGSYNTKTERCCDNGPIKLQKHSEQCCGATLYDSKAQGCCGTSSFNISTHTCCASSGNMVAKYTDDKCCGTTTYNSKTKVCCAFENKIEIVNKSEDNHDSCCSSGSMNVTESYSKNTHYCSLGKVISNDIEMCGSFEYKKDSDICCQGVFEKDGKLNGKKCCGVGTFSKATHHCCTHQIYSRKERRRCGTEPSNELQNRRPRNMKTSTKGVCRICNDSKRFFVKALKSNGFDVCKRQALKVRIISQRRHSGKRRIKMIIQTDLYSEKDYERKEIEVLLPCSCRRIRASKAILITELEDFRETVRLGDSDILLPWYSRVRKHVLRQWKTCKTKKNDLVVNNMLEIKSFIDYKYNKLTENNLE, encoded by the exons ATGTTGTCAATAAGTATCATCAGTATTTCTATTATATTCTGTGGTTTAAAAG TTGTGTTTGCTGGTCAAGACTCATCTAATGAATCTACCTGTATCGGACATTCCAtccaaaaataccaaataaagacCGCTATATGTTGTCGCCATGGAATTGAACCAAGATACAGTGGTGATGGCCAAGAACAAGCCTGCTGCTTCA ACCAGACATATATAATTGACACCGAGCTATGTTGTGAGAAGTCAGTGGTTTTTAAGATAACAGATAATGGGAGAGAGACAAAATGCTGTGGTAGTTTGCGGTATGATCCTAAAGATGAGACAAAAATGTGTTGCAACGGCAAATTACATGATAAGAAACTTG GTGAACGACGTTGGTGCTGCggacaaattaaaataaaaagtaatgaGCGATGTTGTAAGGATTTACACGGAGATGTTGCAACCCATAAGAAGAAACCACATATGAAATGTTGTCAAACTGAGTACTACAACAAACGGTCGCATTACTGTTTTAGGAATAGAAAAGTCCTTCCATTACATCGAAAACTTTGTGGAGACCAGTTATACGACACTCGTACTAATAAATGTTGCATGAAGAAACTGTATAATAATGTCAGCGATAATGATCCTGACTACGATTGTTGTGGAAATGTGGTTTTCAATAAGGCTACGAAGAAATGTTGCAGTCTAAGTAACTTAATCCCAGCGGAAACTACCTGTTGTCAAAAAG GGTCTTATAATACAAAGACAGAAAGATGTTGTGATAATGGACCTATAAAACTCCAAAAGCATTCAGAGCAGTGCTGCGGTGCTACATTATATGATTCAAAAGCTCAGGGATGCTGTGGGACAAGCTCGTTTAATATTTCAACACACACCTGCTGCGCATCGA GCGGTAATATGGTAGCTAAATATACTGATGATAAGTGTTGTGGGACCACGACTTACAATAGTAAAACGAAAGTGTGCTGtgcttttgaaaacaaaatagaaattgTCAATAAATCGGAAGATAACCATGATAGCTGCTGTTCATCTGGAAGTATGAACGTGACAGAGTCCTATTCTAAAAACACTCACTACTGTTCCCTTGGAAAAGTGATTTCAAATGATATTGAGATGTGTGGatcatttgaatataaaaaagacagCGATATATGCTGTCAAGGCGTATTTGAAAAAGACGGGAAATTGAATGGAAAAAAATGCTGTGGAGTAGGAACTTTTTCAAAGGCAACACATCACTGCTGTACACACCAAATTTACTCCAGAAAGGAGAGAAGAag GTGCGGCACAGAACCTTCAAATGAATTGCAAAACAGACGACCAAGAAATATGAAGACTTCCACTAAGGGAGTGTGTCGAATCTGTAATGATTCAAAACGATTTTTCGTCAAAGCTTTAAAATCAAATGGCTTTGATGTTTGCAAACGACAAG cattGAAAGTCAGGATAATTAGTCAAAGGCGTCATTCGGGTAAACGTAGAATAAAAATGATCATTCAAACAGACCTATATTCTGAAAAAGACTATGAAAGAAAGGAAATAGAAGTTTTACTGCCTTGTTCATGTCGTCGCATACGTGCATCTAAGGCGATATTGATAACTGAATTGGAAGATTTTCGTGAAACTGTTAGACTTGGTGACAGTGATATTCTTCTTCCATGGTACTCGAGGGTAAGAAAACATGTTCTTCGACAATggaaaacatgtaaaacaaagaaaaacgaCTTAGTAGTAAATAATATGTTAGAAATCAAATCATTTATAGACTACAAGTACAATAAACTAACAGAAAACAATCTAGAATAA